A genomic segment from Callithrix jacchus isolate 240 chromosome 8, calJac240_pri, whole genome shotgun sequence encodes:
- the RFX7 gene encoding DNA-binding protein RFX7 isoform X10 encodes MSSSRAQQMHAFSWIRSTLEEHPETSLPKQEVYDEYKSYCDNLGYHPLSAADFGKIMKNVFPNMKARRLGTRGKSKYCYSGLRKKAFVHMPTLPNLDFHKTGDGLEGAEPSGQLQNIDEEVISSACRLVCEWAQKVLSQPFDNILELARFLVKSHYIGTKSMAALTVMAAAPAGIKGITQPSAFIPTAESNSFQPQVKTLPSPIDAKQQLQRKIQKKQQEQKLQSPLPGESSAKKSESATSNGVTNIPNGNPSILSPQPIGIVVAAVPSPIPVQRTRQLVTSPSPMSSSDGKVLPLNVQVVTQHMQSVKQAPKTPQNIPASPGGDRSARHRYPQILPKPANTSALTIRSPTTVLFTSSPIKTAVVPASHMSSLNVVKMTTISLTPSNSNTPLKHSASASSATGTTEESRSIPQIKNGSVVSLQSPGSRTSSAGGTSAVEVKVEPETSSDEHPVQCQENSDGAKAPQTPSALLGQKSNTDGALQKPSNEGVIEIKATKVCDQRTKCKSRCNEILPGTSTGNNQSTVTLSVASQNLTFTSTSSPSNGDSINKDPKICTKSPRKRLSSTLQETQVPPVKKPIVEQHSAATIEGQKQGSVKKDQKVPHSGKTEGSTAGAQIPSKVSVNVNSHIGANQPLNSALVINDSALEQPATPSSSPDIKVKLEGSVFLLDSDSKSVGSFNPNGWQQITKDSEFISASCEQQQDISVMTIPEHSDINDLEKSVWELEGMPQDTYSQQLHTQIQESSLNQIQAHPSDQLPLQSELKEFEPSVSQTNESYFPFDDELTQDSIVEELVLMEQQMSMNNSHSYGSCLGMTLQSQSVTPGAPMSSHTSSTHFYHPIHSNGTPIHTPTPTPTPTPTPTPTPTPTSEMIAGSQSLSRESPCSRLAQTTPVDSALGSSRHTPIGTPHSNCSSSVPPSPVECRNPFAFTPISSSMAYHDASIVSSSPVKPMQRPMATHPDKTKLEWMNNGYSGVGNSSVSGHGILPSYQELVEDRFRKPHAFAVPGQSYQSQSRHHDTHFGRLTPVSPVQHQGATVNNTNKQEGFAVPAPLDNKGTNSSASSNFRCRSVSPAVHRQRNLSGSTLYPVSNIPRSNVTPFGSPVTPEVHVFTNVHTDTCANNIAQRSQSVPLTVMMQTAFPNALQKQANSKKITNVLLSKLDSDNDDAVRGLGMNNLPSNYTARMNLTQILEPSTVFPSANPQNMIDSSTSVYEFQTPSYLTKSNSTDQINFSPGDNQAQSEIGEQQLDFNSTVKDLLSGDSLQPNQQLVGQVASDLTNTASDFSSDIRLSSELSGSINDLNTLDPNLLFDPSRQQGQDDEATLEELKNDPLFQQICNESMNSMTSSGFEWIESKDHPTVEMLG; translated from the exons GAGCTATTGTGACAATCTTGGTTACCATCCATTAAGTGCTGCTGATTTTGGAAAGATCATGAAAAACGTCTTTCCAAATATGAAGGCACGTCGTTTGGGCACAAGAGGCAAATCTAAATAT TGCTACAGTGgactaagaaaaaaagcttttgttCATATGCCAACACTGCCCAACCTTGACTTTCACAAAACTGGAGACGGA TTGGAAGGAGCTGAACCTTCTGGGCAGCTTCAAAATATAGATGAAGAAGTTATCTCTTCTGCTTGCCGTCTTGTGTGTGAGTGGGCCCAGAAAGTGTTAAGCCAACCATTTGACAACATCTTGGAATTAGCCCGCTTCCTTGTAAAAAGTCACTATATAGGCACCAAGTCAATGGCAGCTCTAACTGTAATGGCAGCAGCACCAGCAG gAATTAAAGGAATTACCCAGCCTTCTGCTTTTATACCTACAGCTGAAAGTAATTCCTTTCAGCCTCAGGTGAAGACTTTGCCGTCTCCAATTGATGCTAAACAGCAGTTGCAACGGAAAATCCAAAAGAAGCAGCAAGAGCAAAAACTACAATCCCCTTTGCCAGGAGAATCCTCagcaaaaaaatcagaaagtgcTACAAGCAATGGAGTAACTAATATTCCTAATGGAAATCCTTCAATCCTTTCTCCTCAACCTATTGGTATCGTTGTGGCAGCTGTCCCTAGTCCCATTCCG GTCCAGCGGACTAGGCAATTGGTAACTTCACCGAGTCCAATGAGTTCTTCTGATGGCAAAGTTCTTCCTCTCAACGTACAGGTGGTCACTCAGCACATGCAGTCTGTGAAGCAGGCACCAAAGACTCCCCAGAACATTCCAGCCAGTCCTGGTGGAGATCGTTCTGCCCGGCACCGTTACCCTCAGATCTTACCCAAACCAGCCAACACCAGTGCACTCACCATTCGCTCTCCAACTACGGTCCTCTTTACTAGTAGTCCCATCAAAACTGCTGTTGTACCCGCTTCACACATGAGTTCTCTAAATGTGGTGAAAATGACAACAATATCCCTCACACCCAGCAACAGTAACACCCCTCTTAAACATTCTGCCTCAGCCAGCAGTGCTACAGGAACAACAGAAGAATCAAGGAGTATTCCACAGATCAAGAATGGTTCTGTTGTATCACTTCAGTCTCCTGGGTCCAGGACCAGCAGTGCGGGGGGAACATCTGCTGTGGAAGTCAAAGTGGAACCTGAAACATCATCAGATGAACATCCTGTACAGTGCCAAGAGAACTCTGATGGGGCTAAAGCTCCCCAAACACCTAGTGCCCTTTTGGGGCAGAAAAGTAACACAGATGGAGCACTGCAGAAACCTTCAAATGAAGGTGTCATTGAAATAAAAGCAACTAAGGTCTGTGACCAGAGGACCAAATGTAAAAGTCGCTGTAATGAAATTCTGCCAGGCACATCAACAGGCAATAATCAAAGCACTGTCACTCTATCAGTTGCTTCTCAGAACTTAACTTTCACCAGCACCAGCTCACCATCTAATGGTGACTCAATCAATAAAGACCCTAAAATATGCACTAAAAGCCCAAGAAAACGACTGTCTTCTACATTGCAAGAGACCCAGGTGCCTCCTGTAAAGAAACCAATTGTGGAACAGCATTCAGCAGCTACCATAGAAGGGCAGAAACAAGGCAGTGTTAAGAAGGACCAAAAGGTTCCACATTCAGGGAAAACAGAAGGTTCAACAGCAGGTGCTCAGATTCCTAGCAAGGTATCAGTAAATGTCAATTCACACATAGGAGCGAATCAACCCTTGAATTCTGCCCTTGTTATCAATGATTCAGCTTTGGAACAGCCAGCAACTCCATCATCATCTCCAGATATAAAAGTAAAACTTGAAGGAAGTGTCTTTCTCTTGGACAGTGATTCAAAGTCAGTTGGCAGCTTTAATCCAAATGGATGGCAGCAAATCACTAAGGATTCTGAGTTTATATCTGCCAGTTGTGAACAACAGCAAGATATCAGTGTTATGACAATTCCTGAGCACTCTGATATCAATGACTTAGAAAAATCTGTTTGGGAATTAGAAGGAATGCCACAGGACACATATAGCCAGCAGCTACATACCCAGATACAAGAATCTTCTTTGAATCAAATACAAGCACATCCTTCAGATCAGTTACCTCTGCAATCTGAACTGAAGGAGTTTGAGCCTTCTGTTTCCCAGACAAATGAAAGCTACTTTCCTTTTGACGATGAACTTACACAAGATAGTATTGTGGAAGAGCTGGTGCTTATGGAGCAGCAAATGTCAATGAACAACTCGCATTCCTATGGCAGCTGTTTGGGAATGACCCTTCAGAGTCAGTCAGTAACTCCAGGAGCTCCAATGTCATCTCACACCTCCAGCACCCACTTCTATCATCCAATCCATAGCAATGGCACTCCAATCCACACACCTACAcctacacccacacccacacccactcctaccccaaccccaaccccaacatCTGAAATGATTGCTGGATCTCAGAGTCTATCACGGGAGAGCCCTTGTTCCAGGCTAGCCCAGACTACACCTGTGGATAGTGCTTTAGGAAGTAGCCGGCATACACCCATTGGTACTCCACATTCTAACTGCAGCAGTAGTGTCCCTCCCAGCCCTGTTGAATGCAGGAATCCATTTGCATTCACTCCAATAAGCTCCAGTATGGCATATCATGATGCCAGCATTGTGTCAAGTAGTCCTGTGAAACCAATGCAAAGACCCATGGCCACACACCCTGACAAAACTAAGCTTGAATGGATGAATAATGGGTATAGTGGGGTTGGTAATTCATCGGTGTCTGGCCATGGCATACTCCCAAGCTATCAGGAACTAGTGGAAGACCGTTTCAGGAAACCTCATGCTTTTGCTGTGCCTGGACAGTCTTACCAGTCTCAATCCAGACATCATGACACTCATTTTGGTCGTTTGACTCCTGTCTCTCCTGTGCAGCATCAAGGTGCCACTGTAAATAACACCAACAAACAGGAGGGTTTTGCAGTCCCTGCCCCTCTTGATAATAAAGGAACTAATTCATCTGCCAGCAGCAACTTCAGATGCCGGAGTGTGAGCCCTGCTGTTCATCGCCAACGTAATCTTAGTGGAAGCACCCTCTACCCAGTATCTAATATCCCACGATCTAATGTGACCCCCTTTGGAAGTCCAGTAACCCCAGAAGTTCATGTTTTCACAAATGTTCACACAGACACATGTGCCAACAACATAGCTCAAAGAAGCCAATCAGTTCCATTAACAGTCATGATGCAGACAGCCTTCCCAAATGCTCTTCAGAAGCAGgcaaacagtaaaaaaataacCAATGTTTTGTTGAGTAAACTTGATTCTGACAATGATGACGCAGTGAGAGGTTTGGGAATGAACAACCTGCCCTCTAATTATACGGCCCGGATGAATCTCACTCAGATTTTGGAACCTTCTACTGTTTTTCCTAGTGCCAACCCACAAAATATGATCGATTCCAGCACTTCTGTTTATGAATTCCAGACACCATCTTACCTCACCAAAAGTAATAGCACCGATCAGATCAATTTTTCTCCTGGAGATAATCAAGCACAATCAGAAATTGGAGAGCAACAGTTAGATTTCAATAGCACTGTTAAAGACCTGTTGAGTGGAGACAGCTTGCAACCCAACCAGCAGCTGGTAGGTCAGGTAGCATCTGATCTCACCAACACTGCATCTGATTTCTCTAGCGATATCAGGTTGTCTTCTGAACTCTCAGGCAGCATCAATGATTTGAACACTTTAGACCCAAATCTACTGTTTGATCCAAGTCGTCAGCAGGGACAAGATGATGAAGCTACACTGGAAGAATTAAAGAATGATCCATTATTTCAACAAATTTGCAATGAATCCATGAATTCTATGACTTCATCAGGTTTTGAATGGATAGAAAGCAAGGACCATCCTACTGTTGAAATGTTGGGTTAA
- the RFX7 gene encoding DNA-binding protein RFX7 isoform X9 has translation MSPFNSSSRRCYCRGGLLSMHLVCSKSKTVQSKVDCILQEVEKFTDLEKLYLYLQLPSGLSNGEKSDQNAMSSSRAQQMHAFSWIRSTLEEHPETSLPKQEVYDEYKSYCDNLGYHPLSAADFGKIMKNVFPNMKARRLGTRGKSKYCYSGLRKKAFVHMPTLPNLDFHKTGDGLEGAEPSGQLQNIDEEVISSACRLVCEWAQKVLSQPFDNILELARFLVKSHYIGTKSMAALTVMAAAPAGIKGITQPSAFIPTAESNSFQPQVKTLPSPIDAKQQLQRKIQKKQQEQKLQSPLPGESSAKKSESATSNGVTNIPNGNPSILSPQPIGIVVAAVPSPIPVQRTRQLVTSPSPMSSSDGKVLPLNVQVVTQHMQSVKQAPKTPQNIPASPGGDRSARHRYPQILPKPANTSALTIRSPTTVLFTSSPIKTAVVPASHMSSLNVVKMTTISLTPSNSNTPLKHSASASSATGTTEESRSIPQIKNGSVVSLQSPGSRTSSAGGTSAVEVKVEPETSSDEHPVQCQENSDGAKAPQTPSALLGQKSNTDGALQKPSNEGVIEIKATKVCDQRTKCKSRCNEILPGTSTGNNQSTVTLSVASQNLTFTSTSSPSNGDSINKDPKICTKSPRKRLSSTLQETQVPPVKKPIVEQHSAATIEGQKQGSVKKDQKVPHSGKTEGSTAGAQIPSKVSVNVNSHIGANQPLNSALVINDSALEQPATPSSSPDIKVKLEGSVFLLDSDSKSVGSFNPNGWQQITKDSEFISASCEQQQDISVMTIPEHSDINDLEKSVWELEGMPQDTYSQQLHTQIQESSLNQIQAHPSDQLPLQSELKEFEPSVSQTNESYFPFDDELTQDSIVEELVLMEQQMSMNNSHSYGSCLGMTLQSQSVTPGAPMSSHTSSTHFYHPIHSNGTPIHTPTPTPTPTPTPTPTPTPTSEMIAGSQSLSRESPCSRLAQTTPVDSALGSSRHTPIGTPHSNCSSSVPPSPVECRNPFAFTPISSSMAYHDASIVSSSPVKPMQRPMATHPDKTKLEWMNNGYSGVGNSSVSGHGILPSYQELVEDRFRKPHAFAVPGQSYQSQSRHHDTHFGRLTPVSPVQHQGATVNNTNKQEGFAVPAPLDNKGTNSSASSNFRCRSVSPAVHRQRNLSGSTLYPVSNIPRSNVTPFGSPVTPEVHVFTNVHTDTCANNIAQRSQSVPLTVMMQTAFPNALQKQANSKKITNVLLSKLDSDNDDAVRGLGMNNLPSNYTARMNLTQILEPSTVFPSANPQNMIDSSTSVYEFQTPSYLTKSNSTDQINFSPGDNQAQSEIGEQQLDFNSTVKDLLSGDSLQPNQQLVGQVASDLTNTASDFSSDIRLSSELSGSINDLNTLDPNLLFDPSRQQGQDDEATLEELKNDPLFQQICNESMNSMTSSGFEWIESKDHPTVEMLG, from the exons GAGCTATTGTGACAATCTTGGTTACCATCCATTAAGTGCTGCTGATTTTGGAAAGATCATGAAAAACGTCTTTCCAAATATGAAGGCACGTCGTTTGGGCACAAGAGGCAAATCTAAATAT TGCTACAGTGgactaagaaaaaaagcttttgttCATATGCCAACACTGCCCAACCTTGACTTTCACAAAACTGGAGACGGA TTGGAAGGAGCTGAACCTTCTGGGCAGCTTCAAAATATAGATGAAGAAGTTATCTCTTCTGCTTGCCGTCTTGTGTGTGAGTGGGCCCAGAAAGTGTTAAGCCAACCATTTGACAACATCTTGGAATTAGCCCGCTTCCTTGTAAAAAGTCACTATATAGGCACCAAGTCAATGGCAGCTCTAACTGTAATGGCAGCAGCACCAGCAG gAATTAAAGGAATTACCCAGCCTTCTGCTTTTATACCTACAGCTGAAAGTAATTCCTTTCAGCCTCAGGTGAAGACTTTGCCGTCTCCAATTGATGCTAAACAGCAGTTGCAACGGAAAATCCAAAAGAAGCAGCAAGAGCAAAAACTACAATCCCCTTTGCCAGGAGAATCCTCagcaaaaaaatcagaaagtgcTACAAGCAATGGAGTAACTAATATTCCTAATGGAAATCCTTCAATCCTTTCTCCTCAACCTATTGGTATCGTTGTGGCAGCTGTCCCTAGTCCCATTCCG GTCCAGCGGACTAGGCAATTGGTAACTTCACCGAGTCCAATGAGTTCTTCTGATGGCAAAGTTCTTCCTCTCAACGTACAGGTGGTCACTCAGCACATGCAGTCTGTGAAGCAGGCACCAAAGACTCCCCAGAACATTCCAGCCAGTCCTGGTGGAGATCGTTCTGCCCGGCACCGTTACCCTCAGATCTTACCCAAACCAGCCAACACCAGTGCACTCACCATTCGCTCTCCAACTACGGTCCTCTTTACTAGTAGTCCCATCAAAACTGCTGTTGTACCCGCTTCACACATGAGTTCTCTAAATGTGGTGAAAATGACAACAATATCCCTCACACCCAGCAACAGTAACACCCCTCTTAAACATTCTGCCTCAGCCAGCAGTGCTACAGGAACAACAGAAGAATCAAGGAGTATTCCACAGATCAAGAATGGTTCTGTTGTATCACTTCAGTCTCCTGGGTCCAGGACCAGCAGTGCGGGGGGAACATCTGCTGTGGAAGTCAAAGTGGAACCTGAAACATCATCAGATGAACATCCTGTACAGTGCCAAGAGAACTCTGATGGGGCTAAAGCTCCCCAAACACCTAGTGCCCTTTTGGGGCAGAAAAGTAACACAGATGGAGCACTGCAGAAACCTTCAAATGAAGGTGTCATTGAAATAAAAGCAACTAAGGTCTGTGACCAGAGGACCAAATGTAAAAGTCGCTGTAATGAAATTCTGCCAGGCACATCAACAGGCAATAATCAAAGCACTGTCACTCTATCAGTTGCTTCTCAGAACTTAACTTTCACCAGCACCAGCTCACCATCTAATGGTGACTCAATCAATAAAGACCCTAAAATATGCACTAAAAGCCCAAGAAAACGACTGTCTTCTACATTGCAAGAGACCCAGGTGCCTCCTGTAAAGAAACCAATTGTGGAACAGCATTCAGCAGCTACCATAGAAGGGCAGAAACAAGGCAGTGTTAAGAAGGACCAAAAGGTTCCACATTCAGGGAAAACAGAAGGTTCAACAGCAGGTGCTCAGATTCCTAGCAAGGTATCAGTAAATGTCAATTCACACATAGGAGCGAATCAACCCTTGAATTCTGCCCTTGTTATCAATGATTCAGCTTTGGAACAGCCAGCAACTCCATCATCATCTCCAGATATAAAAGTAAAACTTGAAGGAAGTGTCTTTCTCTTGGACAGTGATTCAAAGTCAGTTGGCAGCTTTAATCCAAATGGATGGCAGCAAATCACTAAGGATTCTGAGTTTATATCTGCCAGTTGTGAACAACAGCAAGATATCAGTGTTATGACAATTCCTGAGCACTCTGATATCAATGACTTAGAAAAATCTGTTTGGGAATTAGAAGGAATGCCACAGGACACATATAGCCAGCAGCTACATACCCAGATACAAGAATCTTCTTTGAATCAAATACAAGCACATCCTTCAGATCAGTTACCTCTGCAATCTGAACTGAAGGAGTTTGAGCCTTCTGTTTCCCAGACAAATGAAAGCTACTTTCCTTTTGACGATGAACTTACACAAGATAGTATTGTGGAAGAGCTGGTGCTTATGGAGCAGCAAATGTCAATGAACAACTCGCATTCCTATGGCAGCTGTTTGGGAATGACCCTTCAGAGTCAGTCAGTAACTCCAGGAGCTCCAATGTCATCTCACACCTCCAGCACCCACTTCTATCATCCAATCCATAGCAATGGCACTCCAATCCACACACCTACAcctacacccacacccacacccactcctaccccaaccccaaccccaacatCTGAAATGATTGCTGGATCTCAGAGTCTATCACGGGAGAGCCCTTGTTCCAGGCTAGCCCAGACTACACCTGTGGATAGTGCTTTAGGAAGTAGCCGGCATACACCCATTGGTACTCCACATTCTAACTGCAGCAGTAGTGTCCCTCCCAGCCCTGTTGAATGCAGGAATCCATTTGCATTCACTCCAATAAGCTCCAGTATGGCATATCATGATGCCAGCATTGTGTCAAGTAGTCCTGTGAAACCAATGCAAAGACCCATGGCCACACACCCTGACAAAACTAAGCTTGAATGGATGAATAATGGGTATAGTGGGGTTGGTAATTCATCGGTGTCTGGCCATGGCATACTCCCAAGCTATCAGGAACTAGTGGAAGACCGTTTCAGGAAACCTCATGCTTTTGCTGTGCCTGGACAGTCTTACCAGTCTCAATCCAGACATCATGACACTCATTTTGGTCGTTTGACTCCTGTCTCTCCTGTGCAGCATCAAGGTGCCACTGTAAATAACACCAACAAACAGGAGGGTTTTGCAGTCCCTGCCCCTCTTGATAATAAAGGAACTAATTCATCTGCCAGCAGCAACTTCAGATGCCGGAGTGTGAGCCCTGCTGTTCATCGCCAACGTAATCTTAGTGGAAGCACCCTCTACCCAGTATCTAATATCCCACGATCTAATGTGACCCCCTTTGGAAGTCCAGTAACCCCAGAAGTTCATGTTTTCACAAATGTTCACACAGACACATGTGCCAACAACATAGCTCAAAGAAGCCAATCAGTTCCATTAACAGTCATGATGCAGACAGCCTTCCCAAATGCTCTTCAGAAGCAGgcaaacagtaaaaaaataacCAATGTTTTGTTGAGTAAACTTGATTCTGACAATGATGACGCAGTGAGAGGTTTGGGAATGAACAACCTGCCCTCTAATTATACGGCCCGGATGAATCTCACTCAGATTTTGGAACCTTCTACTGTTTTTCCTAGTGCCAACCCACAAAATATGATCGATTCCAGCACTTCTGTTTATGAATTCCAGACACCATCTTACCTCACCAAAAGTAATAGCACCGATCAGATCAATTTTTCTCCTGGAGATAATCAAGCACAATCAGAAATTGGAGAGCAACAGTTAGATTTCAATAGCACTGTTAAAGACCTGTTGAGTGGAGACAGCTTGCAACCCAACCAGCAGCTGGTAGGTCAGGTAGCATCTGATCTCACCAACACTGCATCTGATTTCTCTAGCGATATCAGGTTGTCTTCTGAACTCTCAGGCAGCATCAATGATTTGAACACTTTAGACCCAAATCTACTGTTTGATCCAAGTCGTCAGCAGGGACAAGATGATGAAGCTACACTGGAAGAATTAAAGAATGATCCATTATTTCAACAAATTTGCAATGAATCCATGAATTCTATGACTTCATCAGGTTTTGAATGGATAGAAAGCAAGGACCATCCTACTGTTGAAATGTTGGGTTAA